CTTCTTCGCAATCAACGAAGCTTCGAAACTTTATGCAAATCTTCATGTTCTTTTGCTTCTGCTTCGGTTTGTGAAGAGACCCAAATGCTTCGTCCCCACAAAAATCTATGCAGGTTCATCTATGGCCTGAGCCACCATCAATCCCTTCACTGTATACGTTCAGCATCCACTTATCAACACAACCAGAGAAACCATGGCGCAAAGGGAAATGTTCGAAAGAAAGATGAGAACGAAGAAGCccatttgtatttctacaagagTAGAGGCCAACACATTCTTATGAACCAACGAATTCTGGACTCCATTGTTCGAAAATCTGCCATACTTCGGACCGATACGGTCTTGGAGATCGGACCCGGCACCGGAAATCTGACATTGAAGCTTCTGGAAGCTTCTCAAAAGGTCATAGCCGTTGAAATTGATAAAAGAATGGTCGAGGTTCTTCACAGACGCGTGGCGGAGCACCAATATGAAGACCGTATTTGTGTAAGTTAAAATTGCTATCAACGTGTTCGATGAAATGTCTGACAGAGGATAAACTGCTGGCAGTGGGGTTTTGTAGGTCATATGCCAAGATGCTTTGAAATGTGAGTTCCCTCGTTTCGACCTCGTTGTGGCCAACATCCCTTATGGGATATCTTCGCCGCTTGTGGCCAAGTTGGTATACGGGACAATTCCATTTCGGAGTGCCACGCTTCTACTTCAGAAAGAGTTTGCACGGCGATTGTTGGCGGATCCTGGTGATTCTGAGTACAATCGTTTGGCTGTAAATGTGAAACTGGTGGCTGATGTGGAGCATGTCATGGATGTAAGCAAGAGGGACTTTGTTCCTTGTCCTAAAGTCGACTCATCCGTTGTGATTATCCGTCCCAAAAAGGAAGTTCCAGATGTGAACCTGGAAGAGTGGCGGGCGTTCACTAGAACTTGCTTTGGCAAGAAGAATAAGACACTTGGTGCAACATTCAAGCAAAAGAAGAAGCTGATGGACCTTATGCACTCAAATTCAGAGAATGGGTATAATTCCTTCAAAGAGATGGTCATACAGGTTCTAAAATCTGGGGACTTCGAAGATAAGAGGCCTGTGAAGTTGTGTAATGACGAGTTGCTACATTTGCTAGCGTTGTTTAATCAGGCTGGAGTATATTTTCACGATGGATCAAAGCTTCAAGATGCAGAAAGAGGAGTCTTAGCTCATGCCTACAGTTCAGAACTAGAAGAGTAATTTTCCTGCTTCCTTCTCAATGGTCAGGGCAGTAGCTCAACAACCCATTTGGGAAGAAACATTAGTCTTCCATTTGGAGTTTCACTGtagtttcttattttattacttGAGTTATAATTTGCAGTCTTCTTAGGAAAGAAATTGGAAGATCACTTTTTATAGTTAACTCGAGGCATCTGCCTCAAAGATTGGTGGTTTGTATAACTTAAGTTACAAAATGGAGCGTATTTTGATTTGATTGCTGAGTTTGTTAATCCTATGACCTATAGCTTGGTTATTTCTCAATTACATACTCGCAAGATTTTTGTAATTAGCTTCTTTTGCTAGTGTAAAAACAAATCAAGATTGCAGGAATGGAATGGAAAGCTTTGAAGCGTTGAGCCAATTTGCAAGTGCAATAGAAATGGGCTTCAGCATTTAAGGAAAGCCATCATTCATCAAATGGCACAGGATCTGGATTCCTAATGCCATCTCTGATTCGCCTGTTCAGCAAACGGTACTTGAAGCGGAAGGATGATCAGATTAAGATGTATAAATTAATCTGCACCGACAGAGGAACTGAATTTTTGGGTATTTCCCAACGCCCAAAAATGGGGAGACAGTAATATGGTGGATGGTTTGAATCATGTGAACTGTGATTGTCATGGGAGGAGGACGCCCACTAGTGGGCTCTACCAAACTTCATATCATTGACCCACTTAGAATTGTGATTGGCATGGCCAAATAAACGCACCATCcacaactctctctctctctctctctctctctctctctctctctctctctctctctcgttaCGTTTATTTTGTACTAATTTGATTGAcagaattgaaattgaaatgatGTAAGAATCTCTATCCACTACTATTATCTTCTTTTGATTACTTCACAGCATTTGATGTTGAACGTTGGATGTGCTCTATCGTAAGTTGATGTGATAGAAATTGAAGGCAAATTCAAACACGCATGCTTGGTATTAGGAGAAAAATGGTTGTCAAAAGATGAACTTCTTGTTCTCTGAGCAATATTCCAAACTAGCAATTTGAGTCTCCCGCAAGCTCCTCACCACAAAATGTTGAGGGGGGGAATTCAAGGCAAAAAAACTTTATACATGGAGTTGGGTACAATGAATGCTATTCAATGGAGGAAATGGACAAAGGAAGGACCCTTTTGAACTGTCAAAAAGATGGCGACGCACGAACAAGAATCATAATTCAGAATGGTAGAGGAGCTCCATGTAAAGTAAAACTAGAATTCCTGTATCAGTACAGTTATGGCTTAAAAAAGAGGACCCCTCGTGGGTCTGTCTAGCTATATCTATctcacaaaaaagaaaaaaaaacttgggtCATTGAATATATTTACATCTGTATGAAGATCTTTTTTGCCTTATTTCCTCGACAGCTTGGTATTGAAGTTGTTGAAACGATTGAATCCAATCAAGAGCTTAAGTTTGTGATTGTGATTGGCAGCTTCCTTCTCATCTTCACTGTCGGAAAATGGATGATTTCATCCTTTTCAGCTCCCCATCTGCTTCATTTGCAGTTATGTAATGTTACTATTATCCCATAATGGCTTTATTCCCCCACTTCTGATTAGTTTCAATTACAAGAAGATTCTCTTGAtagatttttttcttaaatgaaGACACACacaaagagagaaagagagtaCTTGTAGGTAGTGACGAGATGATGAAGGAAAATTGAGATTTCGAGCCTGGCGAGTTCGATGCCAGGACATAGCCTCTGTCCCCCTCCAAAAGGTGTAAAGTTATGGTTGTTTGTTGCAGACAAATTTTcctgttgattttttttacaattgtAGCCATATTTCGATCAATCataaagattaaaatgaaaGTAGATATATTACATTTTCCTCTCTATTATCGTACCTCCCATCTCCATGGATCAAACTGATGTGGGTTTGCATAGTTCTTTTCATCCATATGAACTGAGATAAAAGATGCCAAGACGCACCATCCTTGTGGTATTAAATAGTCTGCAATCAAATATAAGATAAAACCCCAATTAAATCAGCACATAAGTAAAACAAACTAGAAAATCACCTATCCAAGCATAACTCGGTGGATAAGACACTAATAGCACCTCAAAAGTCAACGATTCGACCCAACCCTCATAAttgttgttataaaaaaaaaaaaaaaagcaataattTCCCCTTACAAACCTTTGATTCGCACATCTTTTTGAGCTTTTCTCCAAACCCCATTGATGATATTAGCCATTCTTAATGTTTCACTAATCACCTAATTCAAAATGGAAGCAGACAAAATCAATCAGCATAAAAGAAGAAGAGCTTTTCAGTAGTTTTGGTGTCAAAATTGAAGTGTTATTAAGCTTACATTTTGAGTGAATAGCAGAGACATGTAATCCGTCCACCTATACTCCTCCCCAGAACCATTCTTTTGCTTCTTCAGTTTCATATTCTCTTCctaatttaattaacaaaaacaaaaagagaacTTGAGTAATTCCCACCAATCTTAAATAATTAGAATCCAGAAATAAACACATGGCTGCCACAATTGTAGTTGATAATTATACGCCATCGGATGTAGATTTGAAAATCTACATGCTCCAATAATCACTAGATATAAATTCCCGAtacttttgtagtttttttcaCATACAACTGACGACGTAAGACTCTCAGTCACACTATAGTAACCTCCCCGAATTAATAACAAGAAGCTgggaatttaaattgataaatgaTGATGTTAGttgtgaattaaatttaaataagaggaaaagggaaaagagaGGAATATGGAATAATAATAATGGAAGAAAAGGggtgaaaaaaaaagggaaattagaaggaaaaaagaaaagtgagagtgaaaaaagagattttaatttaagaaatgaaaaaggGGGAAATGGCGACAATGAGACAGGTAATGGTCTCTACACGCGCAGCCAAGGAGTTAATTGGTGGTCCTTTTATCTGACAAACACGCATCAAAATCTCAATCTCAATATCGTACGGCCACGAAAGCTCCACATCCTCACCTCATTTTCTCTGTCTCTCTCACTCACACGTGCGCTCCCCGCTCGTGCGTCTCCCTccacttatatatatatatatctttcttcCTACTGATATTAATATATCCTCCTATACTCTGATAACGACTTTTTACAAAAGTCAATTCTACTTCTAATTCTAACCCCACACCCCCTTCtatccttttattattattattattcttaaaattaaatcacAAGTTTGTGTCATCAATTTTTATGATTGACTTTAATAAATCTTttaccttataaaataataGCTAAATTGATTTCtgaatttataatttcaacCCTATCTATAACTTTAATAATTGTATATCATATAGtcatatacttattagataCCTTTTCAAATTTGTAGATCTATTCTTAGGTTCTAGTAAACACAACATTGACCAATGAGACTAGTTTTTCAAAAACATGTCAAGTAAGCTAATAAAACCATTAGGACATGTTTGGCCCAAAGAATTCGTGAATCATGATCAAAGGATATTAATTCAATGATTTATTAACTCCTTTCACTGTGAATACTATACCATAACAATTTCCTAAACTTTTAGTCGTGACAATTCCAACAATAAATGCTAGATTTacccattattattatttccatTCAACATGTGAGCATACGTATATTTTGAATATCTAATTTTTTTGACCGAGAATATATTATACAGCCCATTGATTATATATGCTCATGTTGGTCATCTAATGATTATGTGACTAACGTactaaaatgattttaaaaataaataaataaaaccattATGTGACTAacatgatttgatttgatttttcttttatttattttttgggaACATGGTGGTTATTAGAACGCACACTCTTGAAACCGACGGTTTTTGCCCCCAGACCCCACCCACCCTTCCAACTCATGATTCAATCCTAGCCGTTGGATCGCAAACGGGAAAAAGAAACGTACCATTAATTGGGCAAGAGCGCGGGGGCAATCGCTGAGAAATTTAACGGCGAGTGTCATGGCCATCGGCACCGTCTCCTCGCCGGGAATCATCAGCTCTATGATGTGACTGCTGATGAAATCCAATGGTAGCCCTTGAATCTCATCGTGATCCTGTAAGAGCACGTCCACCGCATCCCTCGGTGCAACCTTCTCCTCCACCCTCGATTTTCTGTCTTCCACAATCTTACTCACAATTTTCAACAGCTTCTTTCTGGCCTGTATAGCCCAGCCCATTCAACGCAACCacaaaatcaagttaattaattaaatgggtttgaattgaaattatgaacttatttaattaaagaaaataaacctTCAAAGATTTATATAGCCTAGTTCCAGGTAATTTGATGGGTATACAGATCAAGGCTTTGATAAACTCTTCAAACTCCCTTTTCAAAATCTTCAACTCTTCACCAGGTCCCACACTCATCAACACCTTCACCAATACCTCAAATGTGATCTGAAGAATAGTaattgaaaaaaggaaaaaaaaaaaaaaaaaaagattaagtaTGAcccatatataaaataaaatataagtaaaaggaatattatatattaaaagagaaaaagaattgaGACCTGTTTGGTTTCAGTTTGGAGATAAACCAATTGAGAGGAATTCCAATTGGAAAGTCTAAGTTGAACAGTGTTTTGAATATCTTGTGTAATCTGGGCTTTGAGTTGAGGGGACCTTAGGAAGGCTCCTATCAATGTATGAACTCTTTTTTGAACATTTCCATTCATTCTTAGAATTGAAAATGTACCAAGTAATTCTGTTATTGATTTTGGGTAAGCTGGGATAAATATGTTGCCATGGTTTTGTAAGACAACCTTGTTCACCTCTGAATCAGTTGATACTATAATGGGTGTCCCcaaaatgttggttttaaacacATTCCCATACCTGCAACCACAAATCAAACCATGTATACATTATTGTCTTtttacttttgaattttttaataatctATATAAGTTGGGATGATTTCatcagactattttggttacaCTATCTTTACAAGAAATGGAACCCAATTCACAGTGTGTAAGGTGTAGTTTACTGCAGCCAAGTCAGAAGTCTGCACTTTAACAAAAGAGCAAAGAAAAGACTGTTGTTTTTAGTACTTTTTTGGATCAAAATTGCAACCAAAGATTTACCCACATGGAAATTTCTTCAAAAGTACATGGTGGTTTTTAGGCTTTCAATTCTGACCCTTTTGAGAATTGCCTCATCTCATTACATCAAACAGGAGAAAATAAGAACAAGCAAAtattgcctttttgttaaaattaaaattattatttctcTTGCATGtgtgatattatttttttttcctttttataaacTCCTTAATTATTAATCCTCGTCATCATCCTTATTCTCCTACCctttgtaaaataattaaaaagaaaatcaatccAACTAATTGCTAGCTCGGCTTAATCATAACAACAtccattaaaaaattaaaattttcattttctttttttttttttgaaaaaacataATTACCATCACAACTTTAATAATGGTGaaatttgttaggtaaaagTATATATCAATAATTTAGTAAACACGTCCAGCTAATGAATCATGGTGGTACTCATCATTTTTATGCTGGGTTTTGTGTACTATCTTGTAATGCAGCaatatagaaagaaaaaaaatatatacatatgatCCACTatttatggtaaaaaaaaagggagaacaTTTTCTTAGAGAACTGAGTCAAAAAAAGCTGGACATGCTTGGTTTATGTTATGAATGTTTGATAGGCAACTGGGTGTTTCCTATCGaaggaagaagataaaaaaataagttaaaaagaaaagcttcttttttttttttttttaagaagacagaacaagaaaaaagggaaattgaCTTACAGAGATTTGCGTTTGTCCATGAAGGTGACAGGACGAGAAGAATAGCCAGAAGAAATGAATTGAAGAGTTTCACCAAAGAAAGGCCAACCCAAATTCCCTCTAGGAATCCCATCGTTGTTTCCAAtatgattcttcttcttcctcttcaacCAAAACCAACCTAAAATAACAACACTCACAAACCAAACCCAAAATCCCAAGACCCATTCCATTTCTTTTACACCCTTCAATTCCTTTTCTACCTAGCTATACCCTCTTTGATTAACCCCCAAAACCCTATAAACAAAAAAGGCtgcaactttttttctttttcccttttttttttttcttttcttttgagtcAACCAAGGCAAGACTTTTTTACTTGGCTATCAATCACTTCATGCAAACAAAGACTCAGTTTTATGTCTCtcttaaagagaaaaagagagagaaatagagGAAGGGAAagaggagtaggagtaggaatGGGCTAATAGCTATATAGCTTTGTCCTTTGTAGGAATTTAGGAAGAGGAAAGGATTTGGGAAGTGAAGGAGAGAAGTGGAATGAAAATCTTTTTGGGGTGTTGAGATTTGGAAGATCTAGACTATGCCTTATAACAATAAAAATGAATGAGGTGTGACCATATTGGATGGCCTAATATTGACACGCttctccatatttttcttttttcttttttgtcttcATTCCATTATGTAGATGTTATATTGTTACTTGGATTTCTCTATTCTAATCCATTTTACCCCACCAAACTTGTTCCTCCAAAAATGTTCTAAAATTGTACCTTTCCCATTTCCACCCATTAATGCCCTTTTCTCACTACTCTCCCTCACCAACCCTTCATAAAAACTTTGATATTTTTGTCCTACAAATATCAATTCCTAACTTCTTTTGTAAAAATTCACCGTCGACATTCGATCCTATAATCTTTTAACTTATGATCAGGATCAATCCCCTCTTAGTACCTTATTCTTATTCTATAACCAACATTTAATTTGTGCTTAAATTTATGGGTTGTCACCATCTTAAAACACATCCTTGaaaaaaggggggaaaaaaaaagtcaactTCGAAAGAAGATTATCACACGATTATTGTATGAAAAGTTAGGATTTTGACTTAAATGGTTGTAACTAACGTAGCTTTCtcatttgtttatgtaaaaccgagagatataaaaagaaaagaaaagcaaatgGGTTCCGAGGGATCCGGGTCTGGAAAGATGTAGAAGTGAAAGAAAAACGTGGGTGAGTTAGCAAGAAGAAATGTGATTTGGTATAAAATCATATCAGAATATAAAAACCCCAACTTTCGAAGAAAATGGAAGTGGGGTTTCTTGGAAACTCTTCATCGCAGCCGACTCCTAAATTTTGATTgagaagagaaaaaggaagtaaatgtaagaagaggaagaagacgaggaagaagaagaagaagaagcagcaGCGAGAAAGAGAGTGTATTTGTAGAATGAAGGGGATGGCCCACCTTAGAAATGGCAGGGCACGTGAAGAAAGCCCACTGGGCCGTTTGGGTGGCGCCGGAAAAGTCCAAACGCCCTCGCCTAATCTAATCTAAACCCTATTccatccttttttttctttttttccttttttctttttcaccacTTCCCataattcattcattcattcgtCTTGTCCTAATCATGCTTCAGTACTTTAAACAACTGTTTCACAGTCTTCAATATCTCTCTCTGCAACTCGAAGTGAGTGATGGATCTACTAACATTGTGGACCCATCTCCTCT
The nucleotide sequence above comes from Benincasa hispida cultivar B227 chromosome 3, ASM972705v1, whole genome shotgun sequence. Encoded proteins:
- the LOC120073233 gene encoding ribosomal RNA small subunit methyltransferase, mitochondrial produces the protein MLRPHKNLCRFIYGLSHHQSLHCIRSASTYQHNQRNHGAKGNVRKKDENEEAHLYFYKSRGQHILMNQRILDSIVRKSAILRTDTVLEIGPGTGNLTLKLLEASQKVIAVEIDKRMVEVLHRRVAEHQYEDRICVICQDALKCEFPRFDLVVANIPYGISSPLVAKLVYGTIPFRSATLLLQKEFARRLLADPGDSEYNRLAVNVKLVADVEHVMDVSKRDFVPCPKVDSSVVIIRPKKEVPDVNLEEWRAFTRTCFGKKNKTLGATFKQKKKLMDLMHSNSENGYNSFKEMVIQVLKSGDFEDKRPVKLCNDELLHLLALFNQAGVYFHDGSKLQDAERGVLAHAYSSELEE
- the LOC120073232 gene encoding 3-epi-6-deoxocathasterone 23-monooxygenase CYP90C1 yields the protein MEWVLGFWVWFVSVVILGWFWLKRKKKNHIGNNDGIPRGNLGWPFFGETLQFISSGYSSRPVTFMDKRKSLYGNVFKTNILGTPIIVSTDSEVNKVVLQNHGNIFIPAYPKSITELLGTFSILRMNGNVQKRVHTLIGAFLRSPQLKAQITQDIQNTVQLRLSNWNSSQLVYLQTETKQITFEVLVKVLMSVGPGEELKILKREFEEFIKALICIPIKLPGTRLYKSLKARKKLLKIVSKIVEDRKSRVEEKVAPRDAVDVLLQDHDEIQGLPLDFISSHIIELMIPGEETVPMAMTLAVKFLSDCPRALAQLMEENMKLKKQKNGSGEEYRWTDYMSLLFTQNVISETLRMANIINGVWRKAQKDVRIKDYLIPQGWCVLASFISVHMDEKNYANPHQFDPWRWEENLSATNNHNFTPFGGGQRLCPGIELARLEISIFLHHLVTTYKWGAEKDEIIHFPTVKMRRKLPITITNLSS